Proteins encoded in a region of the Methylobacterium radiotolerans JCM 2831 genome:
- a CDS encoding efflux transporter outer membrane subunit gives MGFGTGGALATDRRLHALAALLLAAPLMTGCVVGPDYTRPSVETPLAYKQGGVREDSPAYVAARRKGWREARPSDAVERGDWWRVFKDPALDRLIRLVDVDNQSLRQAVANYRQARALVASAQAALYPTVIGAPSITRTGSGTATRTNVSLLGQASWELDLFGGTRRTIESEAALAQSDAATIALTRLSIQAEIAADYLTVRYADSLQKVLDENVENFKRTLAITENQYAAGVAARSDVITAQTQVQTIEAQAIAVRLTRVQYVNAIATLIGRPPSEVSIPVAGIPRNPPGVPVGIPGDLLERRPDVAQAERLVQAQSERIGVAVAAFFPTVTISAQGGISGATRNGLLSAANQVWSVAASGSEVLFDGGARTAALRSAEAGYDSAVANYRQVVLAAFAEVENQMAAVRILGQQQRAQDTAVDLSRKAVEITLNEYRAGTQNFTTVVTAQNLLVNNEVNALQVRLSRFTAAVTLIRALGGGWDVRALPSDSELKGPSLPIDRGGQAVRPDE, from the coding sequence ATGGGGTTCGGGACGGGCGGCGCGCTTGCGACCGATCGTCGGCTTCACGCCCTCGCCGCCCTGCTCCTCGCCGCCCCCCTCATGACCGGCTGCGTGGTCGGGCCCGACTACACCCGGCCCTCCGTGGAGACACCGCTCGCCTACAAGCAGGGCGGCGTCCGGGAGGACAGCCCGGCCTACGTCGCGGCGCGCAGGAAGGGCTGGCGCGAGGCCCGGCCGAGCGACGCCGTCGAGCGCGGCGACTGGTGGCGGGTGTTCAAGGATCCGGCTCTCGACCGCCTGATCCGCCTCGTCGACGTCGACAACCAGTCCCTCCGGCAGGCGGTGGCGAATTACCGGCAGGCCCGGGCGCTCGTCGCCTCCGCGCAGGCCGCCCTGTACCCGACCGTGATCGGCGCGCCGAGCATCACCCGGACCGGCAGCGGCACCGCCACGCGCACCAACGTGTCGCTGCTGGGCCAGGCAAGCTGGGAGCTCGACCTGTTCGGCGGCACCCGCCGTACCATCGAGAGCGAGGCGGCCCTGGCGCAGTCCGACGCCGCCACGATCGCGCTGACCCGGCTGAGTATCCAGGCCGAGATCGCGGCCGATTACCTGACGGTGCGCTACGCCGACTCCCTCCAGAAGGTGCTCGACGAGAATGTCGAGAACTTCAAGAGAACCCTGGCGATCACCGAGAACCAGTACGCCGCCGGCGTGGCGGCGCGCTCCGACGTGATCACCGCGCAGACCCAGGTGCAGACCATCGAGGCCCAGGCCATCGCGGTGCGGCTGACCCGGGTGCAGTACGTCAACGCCATCGCCACGCTGATCGGGCGCCCGCCCTCGGAGGTGTCGATCCCGGTGGCCGGCATCCCGCGCAACCCGCCGGGCGTGCCGGTGGGCATCCCCGGCGACCTGCTGGAGCGGCGCCCCGACGTGGCCCAGGCCGAGCGCCTCGTCCAGGCGCAGAGCGAGCGCATCGGCGTCGCGGTGGCGGCCTTCTTCCCCACCGTGACGATCTCGGCCCAGGGCGGCATCTCGGGAGCGACCCGCAATGGCCTGCTCTCGGCGGCCAACCAAGTCTGGTCGGTGGCGGCCTCCGGCAGCGAGGTGCTGTTCGACGGCGGCGCCCGCACGGCGGCCCTGCGCTCGGCCGAGGCCGGCTACGACTCGGCGGTGGCCAATTACCGGCAGGTGGTGCTGGCCGCCTTCGCGGAGGTCGAGAACCAGATGGCGGCCGTGCGTATCCTCGGCCAGCAGCAGCGGGCCCAGGACACCGCGGTGGACCTGTCGCGCAAGGCCGTGGAGATCACGCTCAACGAGTACCGGGCCGGTACCCAGAACTTCACCACGGTGGTGACCGCCCAGAACCTGCTCGTGAACAACGAGGTCAACGCCCTCCAAGTGCGGCTGAGCCGCTTCACCGCGGCGGTCACGCTGATCCGGGCACTCGGCGGCGGCTGGGACGTGCGCGCCCTGCCGAGCGATTCCGAGCTGAAGGGTCCGAGCCTGCCGATCGACCGCGGCGGCCAGGCCGTCCGCCCCGACGAGTAG
- a CDS encoding efflux RND transporter permease subunit yields MNISEPFIRRPVATTLLTIGVLLAGLFAFLKLPVAPLPQIDFPVILVQAQMAGASPDTMATTVAAPLERRLGAIADVNEMTSTNSLGSTRIVLLFGLNRDIDGAARDVQAAINAARADLPASLRQNPTYRKFNPADTPIIILGMTSETLTRGQVYDSAATVVQQKLSQLPGVGNVDIGGSSLPAVRVELDPTALFNYGIGLEGIRAALASANANSPKGEIDAGDRRYQLYANDQGRKAADYRDIIVAYRNGAAVKLTDVGQVLDGVEDKRNLGIVNGKPGVLLFVYKQPGANVVETIKAVKEALPQITASLPGGIDIKLTGDRSATIRASLSATEETLLVAVGLVILVVYGFLRSWRATLIPAVAVPISIVGTFSAMYLLGYSLNILSLTALIIGTGFVVDDAIVVLENVQRHIEEGKPRLQAALIGAREVGFTVISMSLSLIAVFLPILLMGGLVGRIFQEFSVTLSLSILISLVLSLTTTPMMCARLLRAEGHGPNGEPPAGRRPNLLIRILEGGFARLLGAYARTLEVALAHPRLVLLSLLATVGLNVYLYIIVPKGFFPEQDTGQMMGGIQADQRISFQSMEKKLTQATAIVGADPAVESVVGFTGGRGTNSANVFVGLKPLNERAPISAVMARLRPKLAQVAGARLYVFPRQDLQMGGRQSFAQYQYTLQGDTAEELFAAAPKLVAALQKDPTFADVTSDQQEGGLESRVVIDRATAFRYGITPNKIDNTLYDAFGQRQVSTIYNPLNQYHVVMEIAPRYLETPETLKQIYVSTSGGNAPGSATTNAVAGTVAAGGTVNTNAATGTSSPGSGSSASAATGVATGSGAVGGSGSSGGSGAAAAAAASASTADTASNAAAIASDSARNASANAIAASKGGASSSAPVSAAKETMVPLSAFARIEPGSAPVQVSHQGLFVATTISFNLAPGKSLSDATAAIDRAMASLQLPATIHGEYAGAAKNYVASASRQPLLILAAILAVYAVLGILYESFVHPLTILSTLPSAGVGAVLALLVTGTDFTIIALIAVFLLIGIVKKNAIMMIDVAIDAERTRAANPVDAIREACLLRFRPIMMTTLAAMLGAVPLILANGEGAELRRPLGIAIVGGLIVSQILTLYTTPVVYLTLDRLRHRVLNRRRRAGRGGEAALPAGE; encoded by the coding sequence GTGAACATCTCCGAGCCGTTCATCCGGCGGCCGGTGGCGACCACGCTGCTCACCATCGGCGTGCTGCTCGCCGGGCTGTTCGCCTTCCTGAAGCTGCCGGTGGCGCCGCTGCCGCAGATCGACTTCCCGGTCATCCTCGTCCAGGCGCAGATGGCCGGCGCCTCGCCCGACACCATGGCCACCACGGTGGCGGCGCCGCTCGAACGGCGGCTCGGCGCCATCGCGGACGTCAACGAGATGACGTCCACGAACTCCCTCGGCTCGACCCGGATCGTGCTGCTGTTCGGCCTGAACCGCGACATCGACGGCGCGGCCCGCGACGTCCAGGCCGCCATCAACGCGGCCCGCGCCGACCTGCCGGCCTCGCTCCGGCAGAACCCGACCTACCGGAAATTCAACCCCGCCGACACGCCGATCATCATCCTCGGCATGACCTCGGAGACCCTGACCCGCGGCCAGGTCTACGATTCCGCCGCCACCGTGGTGCAGCAGAAGCTGTCGCAGCTGCCGGGCGTCGGCAACGTCGATATCGGCGGCTCGTCCCTGCCGGCGGTGCGGGTCGAGCTCGATCCCACGGCCCTGTTCAACTACGGCATCGGCCTCGAGGGCATCCGCGCCGCGCTCGCCTCGGCCAACGCCAACTCGCCCAAGGGCGAGATCGACGCGGGCGACCGCCGCTACCAGCTCTACGCCAACGACCAGGGCCGCAAGGCCGCCGATTACCGCGACATCATCGTGGCCTACCGCAACGGCGCCGCGGTGAAGCTCACCGATGTCGGGCAGGTGCTCGACGGGGTCGAGGACAAGCGCAACCTCGGCATCGTCAACGGCAAGCCCGGCGTGCTGCTGTTCGTCTACAAGCAGCCCGGCGCCAACGTGGTCGAGACCATCAAGGCCGTGAAGGAGGCCCTGCCGCAGATCACCGCGTCCCTGCCCGGCGGCATCGACATCAAGCTCACCGGCGACCGCAGCGCCACGATCCGCGCCTCACTCTCGGCCACCGAGGAGACCCTGCTGGTGGCGGTCGGCCTCGTGATCCTGGTGGTGTACGGCTTCCTGCGCTCCTGGCGGGCCACGCTGATCCCGGCGGTCGCCGTGCCGATCTCGATCGTCGGCACCTTCTCGGCGATGTACCTGCTCGGCTACTCGCTCAACATCCTGTCACTCACCGCGCTGATCATCGGCACCGGCTTCGTGGTCGACGACGCCATCGTGGTGCTGGAGAACGTCCAGCGGCACATCGAGGAGGGCAAGCCCCGGCTCCAGGCGGCGCTGATCGGCGCCCGGGAGGTCGGCTTCACGGTGATCTCGATGAGCCTGTCGCTCATCGCGGTGTTCCTGCCGATCCTGCTGATGGGCGGCCTCGTCGGCCGCATCTTCCAGGAATTTTCGGTGACCCTGTCGCTGTCGATCCTGATTTCCTTGGTGCTCTCGCTCACGACCACGCCGATGATGTGTGCCCGGCTGCTCCGGGCCGAGGGGCATGGTCCCAATGGCGAACCGCCGGCCGGCCGCCGGCCGAACCTGCTGATCCGGATCCTGGAGGGCGGCTTCGCCCGGCTGCTCGGCGCCTACGCGCGGACGCTGGAGGTGGCGCTCGCCCATCCGCGCCTCGTCCTGCTGAGCCTGCTCGCCACGGTCGGGCTCAACGTCTACCTCTACATCATCGTCCCGAAGGGCTTCTTTCCCGAGCAGGATACCGGGCAGATGATGGGCGGCATCCAGGCCGACCAGCGCATCTCGTTCCAGTCGATGGAGAAGAAGCTCACGCAGGCGACCGCGATCGTCGGGGCGGATCCGGCGGTCGAGAGCGTCGTCGGCTTCACGGGCGGCCGCGGCACCAACTCGGCCAACGTCTTCGTCGGCCTGAAGCCGCTCAACGAGCGGGCGCCGATCTCGGCCGTGATGGCGCGGCTGCGGCCGAAGCTCGCGCAGGTCGCGGGCGCGCGCCTCTACGTCTTCCCGCGCCAGGACCTGCAGATGGGCGGCCGCCAGAGCTTCGCCCAGTACCAGTACACCCTCCAGGGGGACACCGCCGAGGAGCTGTTCGCCGCCGCCCCGAAGCTGGTCGCGGCCCTGCAGAAGGACCCGACCTTCGCGGACGTGACCTCGGACCAGCAGGAGGGCGGTCTGGAGAGCCGGGTCGTGATCGACCGGGCGACCGCGTTCCGCTACGGCATCACGCCGAACAAGATCGACAACACCCTCTACGACGCCTTCGGGCAGCGCCAGGTCTCGACGATCTACAACCCGCTGAACCAGTACCACGTCGTGATGGAGATCGCGCCGCGCTACCTGGAGACGCCGGAGACGCTCAAGCAGATCTACGTCTCGACCTCGGGCGGCAACGCGCCGGGCTCGGCCACCACCAACGCGGTCGCCGGCACGGTGGCGGCGGGCGGGACCGTCAACACGAACGCGGCGACCGGCACCAGCAGCCCGGGCAGCGGGTCGTCGGCGAGCGCCGCGACCGGTGTCGCCACGGGCTCCGGAGCGGTGGGCGGCTCCGGGAGTTCCGGCGGCTCCGGCGCCGCCGCGGCGGCGGCCGCCTCCGCCAGCACGGCCGACACCGCCTCGAACGCCGCCGCCATCGCGTCCGACTCGGCCCGCAACGCCTCCGCGAACGCCATCGCGGCGAGCAAGGGCGGCGCCTCGTCGAGCGCGCCGGTCTCGGCCGCCAAGGAGACGATGGTGCCGCTCTCGGCCTTCGCGCGGATCGAGCCCGGCAGCGCCCCCGTGCAGGTGAGCCATCAGGGCCTGTTCGTGGCCACCACGATCTCGTTCAACCTCGCCCCGGGCAAGAGCCTGTCGGACGCGACCGCCGCCATCGACCGGGCCATGGCGTCCCTTCAGCTGCCCGCCACGATCCACGGCGAGTATGCCGGCGCGGCCAAGAACTACGTCGCCTCCGCGTCGCGCCAGCCGCTGCTGATCCTGGCGGCGATCCTGGCGGTCTACGCGGTGCTGGGGATCCTCTACGAGAGCTTCGTGCACCCTCTGACGATCCTCTCGACCCTGCCGTCGGCCGGCGTCGGCGCGGTGCTGGCCCTGCTGGTGACGGGCACCGACTTCACCATCATCGCGCTGATCGCGGTGTTCCTGCTCATCGGCATCGTGAAGAAGAACGCGATCATGATGATCGACGTGGCGATCGACGCCGAGCGGACCCGGGCGGCGAATCCCGTGGACGCGATCCGGGAGGCCTGTCTCCTGCGCTTCCGGCCGATCATGATGACGACGCTGGCCGCCATGCTGGGTGCCGTGCCGCTGATCCTCGCCAACGGCGAGGGCGCGGAGCTGCGCCGCCCGCTGGGCATCGCCATCGTCGGCGGGCTGATTGTGAGCCAGATCCTGACCCTCTACACCACCCCCGTCGTCTACCTCACCCTCGATCGCCTCCGGCACAGGGTGCTCAACCGGCGTCGGCGCGCCGGGCGGGGCGGAGAAGCGGCGCTGCCGGCCGGAGAGTGA